From Mustela nigripes isolate SB6536 chromosome 13, MUSNIG.SB6536, whole genome shotgun sequence, one genomic window encodes:
- the CRABP1 gene encoding cellular retinoic acid-binding protein 1, whose amino-acid sequence MPNFAGTWKMRSSENFDELLKALGVNAMLRKVAVAAASKPHVEIRQDGDQFYIKTSTTVRTTEINFKVGEGFEEETVDGRKCRSLATWENENKIHCAQTLLEGDGPKTYWTRELANDELILTFGADDVVCTRIYVRE is encoded by the exons ATGCCCAACTTCGCCGGCACCTGGAAGATGCGGAGCAGCGAGAATTTCGACGAGCTCCTCAAGGCGCTGG GTGTGAACGCCATGCTGCGCAAAGTGGCGGTGGCGGCTGCGTCCAAGCCGCACGTGGAAATCCGCCAGGACGGGGATCAGTTCTACATCAAGACGTCCACCACCGTGCGCACCACCGAGATCAACTTCAAGGTCGGAGAGGGCTTCGAGGAGGAGACCGTGGACGGACGCAAGTGCAGG AGTTTGGCCACTTGGGAGAATGAGAACAAGATCCACTGTGCACAGACTCTGCTCGAGGGGGACGGCCCCAAAACCTACTGGACCCGCGAGCTGGCCAACGACGAGCTCATCCTG ACGTTCGGCGCCGATGACGTGGTCTGCACCAGAATTTACGTTCGGGAGTGA